A part of Anolis sagrei isolate rAnoSag1 chromosome 3, rAnoSag1.mat, whole genome shotgun sequence genomic DNA contains:
- the C3H3orf80 gene encoding uncharacterized membrane protein C3orf80 homolog, with translation MWRAPGLLLWGWAWLCEGGEGAGVATVAAGACEALGCAGPGEGCCRGGNLTHPEARCCRLPFHTFLDNVGWLVRKLSGLLILLVLFAIGYFLQRLICPSPRRRRRERRRRARAARRRRRAGRRRSSEEDEDEDEEEGEEEDEEEEEEEARGCRAGGASSSSFPSFAGTAASSQDSLLDSHSHNRPLPLLPLPAPASFFHLPSYEEVKHLPSYEESMRNATVLPVTSLATRRSLDETGGGGGGGGS, from the coding sequence ATGTGGCGCGCCCCCGGGCTGCTGCTGTGGGGCTGGGCTTGGCTGTGCGAGGGCGGCGAGGGGGCGGGGGTGGCGACGGTGGCGGCGGGGGCGTGCGAGGCGCTGGGCTGCGCGGGCCCGGGCGAGGGCTGCTGCCGCGGGGGCAACCTGACCCACCCGGAGGCGCGCTGCTGCCGCCTGCCCTTCCACACCTTCCTGGACAACGTGGGCTGGCTGGTGCGCAAGCTCTCCGGGCTGCTCATCCTCCTGGTCCTCTTCGCCATCGGCTACTTCCTCCAGCGCCTCATCTGCCCCAGCCCCAGGCGGCGCCgccgggagaggaggaggagggcgagggcggcgaggaggaggaggagggcgggcaGGCGGAGGAGCAGCGAGGAAGACGAGGACGAAGacgaggaagaaggggaggaagaagacgaggaggaggaagaggaggaagcgcGGGGCTGCCGGGCCGggggcgcctcctcctcctccttcccctccttcgcCGGGACGGCCGCCTCCTCGCAGGACTCGCTGCTGGACAGCCACAGCCACAACCGCCCGCTGCCCCTGCTGCCCCTGCCCGCCCCCGCCTCCTTCTTCCACCTGCCTTCCTACGAGGAGGTCAAGCACCTGCCCTCCTACGAGGAGTCCATGCGCAACGCCACCGTCTTGCCCGTCACCAGTTTGGCCACCAGGAGAAGCCTGGACGagactggaggaggaggaggaggagggggcagctGA